One region of Zingiber officinale cultivar Zhangliang chromosome 7B, Zo_v1.1, whole genome shotgun sequence genomic DNA includes:
- the LOC122006272 gene encoding putative leucine-rich repeat receptor-like protein kinase At2g19210, which produces MSRLGSPAVAVWCFFLVVFSAADEAGAHHVGEEPDADDFTSINCGNTDETIYTDEATGINYTSDSSYITTGDARSISPSLLAATPKYLQTLRSFPNSTAPPRNCYSLQAVKIQEYLIRVTFMHGDYDGSFAAGGGGLLFDLYVDVNLCRTVNVTEASRAYVVEVVAVAVAGNISVCLVDKGSGTPFVSAVELRPVPDTVMHSWFNQTQNLILFLRVDLGTTTDKVLRYPDDRIDRLWDPYSTWAHSLNFRPANLNLIAVTQTVDSDEDFKEPSTVMQTAVAPANSSILEFSWDFASSGATDNAFYAFLHFAELQNTSRSFNIYLNGDILQANFTPSPLKATYFPNDVPLVQSPRYQWTLNSTGLSNLPPILNALEVYTPLHLTNTPTDDRDAAAIVLIRSDYNVKRNWMGDACIPVQYAWEGLNCTNREESARIVGINLSSSELTGFISSSFASLFAMESLDLSGNKLTGSIPEELGNLPSLRYLNVSGNSLSGDIPAALQQKRKEGRLIFEFEGNPDLCTNVTQCEGSRKTKKLTMPIIVVLCLVSFLLIFVVIFMVWRLRKSEGNFSRLLKGRRDNPLQLENREFTYSELERITDNFKNSIGKGAFGTVYYGLLEDGTQVAVKLRSQSSSQGTKEFLAEALNLIRIHHKNLLTLVGYCMDGDHLALVYEYMSQGTLHDHLRDKTGRNTSLSWRQRLQIAVEAAQGLDYLHKGCKPPLVHRDVKTTNILLSETFEAKIADFGLSKAYQNDGDSHVSTNVVGTPGYLDPEYYLSYQLSEKSDVYSFGVVLLELITGQPPVIKVPHNTTLIQWVQQRLATGNIEDVVDANLGSQYDVNSIWKAADVALRCTSQTSHQRPSMAEVVLELKESLSLEAGPKAPTLNPDLSGKRLDTGTLGMSQTSAHDDIEYFPGISPAAR; this is translated from the exons ATGAGTCGCCTTGGATCGCCTGCGGTGGCAGTTTGGTGTTTCTTCCTCGTAGTGTTCAGCGCCGCCGACGAAGCTGGAGCTCACCATGTAGGCGAAGAGCCCGACGCCGATG ATTTCACCAGCATCAACTGCGGAAACACTGACGAAACTATCTACACCGACGAGGCCACCGGCATCAACTACACCTCCGATAGCTCTTACATCACCACCGGCGATGCCCGTTCAATTTCCCCCAGCCTCCTCGCCGCCACCCCGAAGTATCTTCAAACTCTGCGAAGCTTCCCCAATTCCACGGCGCCGCCTCGCAACTGCTACTCCCTGCAGGCCGTAAAGATACAGGAGTACCTGATACGGGTCACCTTCATGCACGGCGACTACGATGGGAGCTTCGCCGCTGGAGGAGGCGGGCTGCTGTTTGACCTCTACGTCGACGTCAACCTCTGCAGGACGGTGAACGTGACGGAGGCGTCGAGGGCGTACGTGGTGGAGGTGGTGGCCGTGGCCGTGGCAGGTAATATATCGGTGTGCTTGGTCGACAAGGGGTCGGGGACCCCGTTCGTGTCGGCGGTGGAGCTCCGGCCGGTGCCGGATACGGTGATGCATTCGTGGTTCAACCAGACCCAAAATCTTATTCTGTTTCTGAGGGTCGATTTGGGGACGACGACAGATAAGGTCTTAAG GTACCCCGATGACCGCATCGACCGGCTTTGGGACCCCTACAGCACATGGGCCCACTCGCTTAATTTCCGGCCCGCCAATTTAAACCTTATCGCCGTCACCCAGACCGTCGATAGCGACGAAGACTTCAAGGAGCCGTCGACGGTGATGCAGACGGCGGTGGCGCCGGCCAACTCATCCATCTTGGAGTTCTCCTGGGACTTCGCCAGCTCCGGCGCTACCGACAACGCGTTCTACGCCTTCCTCCACTTTGCCGAGCTCCAGAACACCTCCAGATCGTTCAACATCTACCTCAACGGTGATATCCTACAGGCCAACTTCACCCCGAGCCCCCTGAAAGCAACCTACTTCCCCAATGATGTCCCCTTGGTGCAGAGTCCCCGGTACCAATGGACTCTCAACTCCACGGGCTTGTCTAACCTTCCGCCAATCCTCAACGCGCTCGAGGTCTACACGCCGCTGCATCTCACCAACACGCCGACTGACGATCGAGATG CTGCTGCCATTGTGCTAATCAGGAGCGATTACAATGTGAAAAGAAACTGGATGGGAGATGCATGTATTCCAGTTCAATATGCTTGGGAAGGCTTGAATTGCACCAACCGTGAGGAATCAGCAAGGATCGTCGGCAT AAATTTGTCGTCCAGTGAATTAACTGGCTTCATATCATCTTCTTTTGCATCGCTCTTTGCGATGGAATCCCT CGACTTGTCTGGCAACAAACTAACAGGATCGATACCTGAAGAACTAGGCAATTTGCCGTCACTCAGATACTT AAATGTGTCAGGAAACAGTCTAAGTGGAGACATTCCTGCTGCTTTGcagcaaaaaagaaaagaagggcggcttatttttga ATTTGAAGGCAATCCTGATCTTTGTACTAATGTAACTCAATGTGAGGGAAGCAGAAAAACAAAGAAGCTCACAATGCCAATTATTGTGGTTTTATGTTTAGTTTCTTTTCTGCTGATATTTGTGGTCATATTCATGGTGTGGAGACTCAGAAAGTCAGAAG GTAACTTCTCAAGATTGTTAAAGGGACGCCGAGATAATCCATTGCAACTTGAAAACCGAGAGTTTACTTACAGTGAGTTAGAGAGAATAACTGACAACTTTAAGAATAGCATTGGCAAGGGAGCATTTGGTACAGTCTACTATGGTTTGTTGGAAGATGGTACTCAAGTTGCAGTCAAACTGCGCTCTCAATCATCATCACAGGGCACTAAAGAGTTTCTAGCCGAG GCTCTAAACTTGATAAGGATCCATCACAAGAACCTTCTCACTTTGGTTGGCTACTGTATGGATGGAGATCATTTGGCGCTTGTCTATGAATATATGTCTCAGGGGACCTTACATGATCATCTAAGAG ATAAAACCGGGCGAAACACTTCTTTGAGTTGGAGACAGCGACTTCAGATTGCTGTTGAAGCTGCACAAG GTCTGGATTATTTACACAAGGGTTGCAAACCGCCGCTAGTCCATAGAGATGTGAAGACCACAAATATCCTATTAAGTGAAACTTTTGAAGCCAAGATAGCAGATTTTGGTTTGTCCAAGGCTTACCAAAATGACGGCGATAGCCATGTGTCGACAAATGTGGTTGGAACGCCAGGTTACCTTGATCCAGA ATATTACTTGAGTTACCAACTCAGTGAAAAGAGCGACGTGTATAGCTTCGGGGTGGTTCTACTGGAGCTTATCACCGGCCAGCCTCCTGTTATAAAAGTTCCTCACAACACTACTTTGATCCAGTGGGTTCAGCAACGGCTTGCAACAGGGAATATTGAGGATGTTGTTGATGCAAACCTGGGAAGTCAGTACGATGTCAATTCGATCTGGAAGGCTGCTGATGTCGCACTTAGATGCACCTCACAAACATCACACCAAAGGCCGTCTATGGCTGAGGTAGTGTTGGAGCTGAAGGAAAGTCTGTCGCTCGAGGCTGGTCCAAAGGCACCCACGTTAAACCCGGATCTAAGTGGCAAGAGGCTAGACACTGGAACTCTTGGAATGAGCCAAACAAGTGCACATGATGATATCGAATATTTTCCTGGGATTTCTCCGGCAGCAAGATAG